The genomic window GACTAAAATAAAGCGAAAAATTAGATTAAGAAAACTTAAAGGGGCAGAGAGATAAGATTTAAACAAAAGAGAAACGGCAATCAAGGGTAAAGAAGCTAAAATAATTTTTAATACCTGATAAGCCAAGGGACGGCGTGGGGCAAATTTAAAATATTTTTTGTGTAAATAAAAAAGCAACAAGGCAAAACCAATAGAGGAAGAAATAGAAGTGGCTAAAGCAATGCCGGCGGCGCCTAAGAAACGCGAGAGGATT from Parcubacteria group bacterium ADurb.Bin159 includes these protein-coding regions:
- a CDS encoding MviN-like protein; protein product: MYCLGLFAYAANYFLVRAFYSFKDTKMPLIITIITVGLNIVGNLILSRFLGAAGIALATSISSSIGFALLLFYLHKKYFKFAPRRPLAYQVLKIILASLPLIAVSLLFKSYLSAPLSFLNLIFRFILVGIVIVLVYALMSRLFNLEGYKIIINHFKKSVSRFLN